A genome region from Neptunomonas japonica JAMM 1380 includes the following:
- the ftsW gene encoding putative lipid II flippase FtsW, whose protein sequence is MNEISSLGQPRWLSFPQHGVSPFDPLLLGSALALVLTGFVMITSASMDVAAEKFGGPFFFAQRHGIFIILALIASIIVVRIPIKYWEKYGPILLGVGFVLLLLVLIPGIGKEVNGSQRWIRLGPLNLQASEIAKFCMVIYVAGYLVRRLSEVRTSWGGVVKPVLPLAFFVSLLLGEPDYGAAVVLMGTVMGMIFLGGMRFTQFIMVLSCAVGLIMMMAVAQPYRMARLKSFQDPWADPFGSGYQLSQAQIAFGRGEWFGTGLGNSVQKLFYLPEAHTDFVYSVLAEEFGLIGALLVVVLYAVMICRIFLIGRQAEKQKQFFMGYVAYGFGLVFAAQALINIGVNVGALPTKGLTLPLLSYGGSSLLVCAAMIAIIIRIDFELKRLRAANNVEVCKSEATNTKQKKSKASVKKLSSQKQVEEKLGHA, encoded by the coding sequence ATGAATGAGATAAGCTCACTAGGTCAACCTAGGTGGTTATCATTTCCCCAGCACGGAGTATCTCCTTTTGATCCTTTGTTGTTAGGGAGTGCATTGGCACTGGTGTTGACTGGCTTTGTGATGATTACTTCAGCCTCAATGGATGTTGCTGCCGAGAAGTTTGGCGGTCCATTTTTCTTTGCTCAACGACATGGCATTTTTATCATATTGGCATTGATTGCTTCAATCATTGTTGTGCGTATACCGATTAAGTATTGGGAGAAGTACGGTCCGATCTTATTGGGTGTCGGTTTTGTTTTGTTATTGCTGGTGCTTATTCCAGGTATTGGTAAAGAAGTTAACGGCAGTCAGCGCTGGATTCGCCTAGGGCCTCTGAATTTACAAGCCTCAGAAATTGCTAAGTTTTGTATGGTTATTTATGTCGCTGGGTATCTGGTGCGTCGTCTATCTGAAGTAAGAACAAGTTGGGGTGGTGTGGTAAAGCCTGTGCTGCCACTGGCTTTCTTTGTTTCTCTATTATTAGGAGAACCAGACTATGGTGCGGCTGTTGTTTTAATGGGTACTGTTATGGGAATGATATTCCTTGGCGGGATGCGGTTTACTCAGTTTATTATGGTGCTCTCTTGTGCGGTTGGTCTCATTATGATGATGGCCGTTGCGCAGCCTTACCGAATGGCGCGACTCAAATCATTTCAAGACCCTTGGGCGGACCCTTTTGGTAGTGGTTACCAATTGTCACAAGCACAAATTGCTTTCGGTCGTGGAGAGTGGTTCGGCACGGGTTTAGGTAACAGTGTTCAGAAGTTGTTTTATTTACCCGAAGCACATACAGATTTTGTGTACTCAGTATTAGCTGAAGAGTTCGGTTTAATTGGTGCTTTGTTGGTGGTGGTACTTTACGCCGTTATGATATGTCGTATCTTTCTCATTGGGCGTCAGGCCGAAAAGCAAAAGCAATTCTTTATGGGCTATGTGGCATATGGCTTTGGGCTTGTTTTTGCAGCTCAAGCATTAATCAATATTGGTGTAAATGTCGGTGCGTTGCCTACAAAGGGTTTGACGTTACCGTTGTTAAGTTACGGCGGCAGTAGTTTGTTAGTTTGTGCCGCAATGATCGCTATTATTATTCGCATAGATTTTGAGTTGAAGCGTTTGAGGGCTGCTAACAACGTTGAAGTTTGCAAGTCTGAAGCAACAAACACTAAGCAAAAAAAATCTAAAGCATCTGTTAAAAAGCTCTCTTCGCAAAAACAAGTAGAGGAGAAACTTGGGCATGCATAA
- the mraY gene encoding phospho-N-acetylmuramoyl-pentapeptide-transferase produces MLLILADYLSEHFSAIAVFKYLTLRGILGVLTALAISLFIGPKLIRYLKDKQIGQSVRNDGPQSHLSKAGTPTMGGALILLSIAVSTLLWADLSNRYVWIVLIVTLIFGAVGWVDDWRKVVEKNSRGLPARWKYLWQSVGGLGAAFILYFTAQSPAETQLIVPIFKDVAIDMGIFFIVFTYFVIVGTSNAVNLTDGLDGLAIMPTVMVAGALAVFAYLSGHIRFADYLHIPYIAGSGELIVFCGAIVGAGLGFLWFNTYPAQVFMGDVGALALGAALGTVAVVVRQELVLVIMGGVFVMETVSVILQVASYKLTGRRIFRMAPIHHHFELKGWPEPRVIVRFWIITVILVLVGLATLKVR; encoded by the coding sequence ATGTTGTTAATTCTGGCTGACTATTTATCAGAGCATTTTTCAGCAATTGCCGTGTTTAAATATTTAACATTACGAGGCATTTTGGGTGTATTGACGGCGTTGGCTATTTCGCTATTTATTGGGCCAAAACTGATTCGCTATTTGAAAGATAAGCAAATTGGGCAGTCCGTGCGTAACGATGGCCCTCAATCACATTTAAGCAAAGCCGGTACGCCCACGATGGGGGGCGCTCTGATTCTTCTTTCAATAGCCGTTAGTACGTTATTGTGGGCAGACTTATCTAATCGTTATGTATGGATCGTGTTGATCGTTACTCTAATCTTTGGTGCTGTAGGTTGGGTCGATGATTGGCGCAAAGTGGTTGAAAAGAATTCTAGAGGCTTGCCGGCTCGATGGAAATATTTATGGCAGTCTGTTGGTGGATTGGGTGCGGCCTTTATTTTGTATTTTACTGCGCAAAGCCCAGCAGAAACACAGTTAATCGTTCCAATTTTTAAAGATGTCGCCATTGATATGGGGATCTTCTTTATTGTATTTACCTACTTTGTAATTGTTGGCACCTCAAATGCGGTCAACTTGACAGATGGCTTAGATGGTTTGGCTATTATGCCAACGGTTATGGTTGCAGGAGCATTGGCGGTGTTTGCTTACCTTAGCGGACATATTCGTTTTGCCGATTACTTACATATTCCCTACATTGCGGGTTCAGGTGAACTCATTGTTTTCTGCGGTGCGATTGTTGGGGCTGGGTTAGGCTTCTTGTGGTTTAACACGTATCCAGCACAGGTGTTCATGGGTGATGTTGGTGCGCTGGCATTAGGTGCTGCATTGGGTACAGTTGCTGTTGTCGTAAGGCAGGAACTGGTGTTAGTGATTATGGGCGGAGTGTTTGTGATGGAAACGGTCTCCGTTATTTTGCAGGTGGCGTCCTATAAATTGACCGGGCGGCGAATATTCAGAATGGCACCTATCCATCATCATTTTGAGCTTAAGGGCTGGCCTGAACCTAGGGTAATCGTTCGTTTTTGGATTATTACCGTTATTTTAGTATTGGTAGGCCTTGCTACGTTGAAAGTACGTTAA
- a CDS encoding UDP-N-acetylmuramoyl-tripeptide--D-alanyl-D-alanine ligase has protein sequence MMHNHFLLSELLPALSGQLLGKDIAFSKVNTDTRSVQSGDLFVALKGENFDAHDFANKAVAAGAVALVVDRELALDVPQLIVADTRVALGQIAEYNRSFFDGVLFAITGSSGKTTVKEMLAEILCGAGQVLATKGNLNNEIGVPLTLLRIAPCDQYAVIEMGASGPGEIAYSAGLSHPDIALISNAMGAHLEGFGSLQGVVEAKGEIYDGLSSTGTAVVNIDDPHADQWIRRVADKPLLTFGMDSNADINAIDVQILEDGCYSFVVQYGGTSEKVQLKVMGRHNVMNALAAIALTVSAGLPLSLAVAGLERFCAVKGRMCSLSGLNGARIIDDSYNANPGSVKAAILALEELKGERIFVLGDMGELGPEAEKMHREIGQFTAMHNIEKLLAVGPLSKAAVEGFESSNNLATQQAEHFIDQNSLVDRILPRLHENMVVLVKGSRSAGMDKVVTRLTEEV, from the coding sequence ATGATGCATAATCATTTCCTATTAAGTGAGTTGTTACCAGCGTTATCGGGGCAACTGTTAGGTAAAGACATTGCGTTTTCTAAAGTAAATACTGACACCCGCTCAGTTCAGTCTGGTGATCTATTCGTAGCGCTCAAGGGTGAGAATTTTGATGCTCATGACTTTGCAAATAAAGCTGTCGCTGCTGGGGCTGTTGCTCTTGTTGTGGATAGAGAGCTCGCGCTGGATGTCCCGCAGTTAATAGTTGCCGATACTCGTGTCGCTTTAGGCCAAATTGCAGAATATAATCGCAGTTTTTTTGATGGGGTTCTATTCGCTATTACTGGTAGTAGTGGGAAAACCACTGTTAAAGAGATGTTAGCTGAAATACTGTGCGGTGCCGGTCAGGTACTTGCGACCAAAGGAAACTTAAATAACGAGATTGGTGTGCCCCTTACTTTGTTAAGGATAGCACCTTGTGACCAATATGCTGTGATAGAAATGGGGGCGAGTGGCCCGGGTGAAATCGCTTATTCAGCAGGTTTGTCACACCCCGATATTGCTTTGATTAGTAACGCTATGGGGGCGCACCTTGAAGGTTTCGGATCACTGCAGGGTGTTGTTGAGGCAAAAGGTGAAATCTACGATGGATTAAGCTCTACAGGTACTGCGGTTGTTAATATAGATGACCCACATGCCGACCAATGGATTCGGCGTGTTGCTGATAAGCCGTTGCTAACATTCGGTATGGATTCCAACGCTGATATTAATGCTATTGATGTACAGATTTTAGAGGACGGTTGTTACAGTTTTGTTGTGCAGTATGGCGGCACGTCTGAAAAAGTGCAGTTAAAAGTAATGGGGCGCCATAATGTCATGAATGCATTAGCGGCCATTGCTTTAACCGTATCTGCGGGTTTGCCGTTATCGTTAGCTGTTGCAGGTTTAGAACGTTTTTGTGCAGTTAAAGGCAGAATGTGTAGCTTGTCAGGGCTCAATGGCGCTCGAATAATTGATGATAGTTATAACGCTAACCCGGGGTCAGTAAAAGCAGCGATTCTGGCGTTAGAAGAATTAAAAGGTGAGCGTATTTTTGTGTTAGGTGATATGGGCGAGTTAGGTCCTGAAGCAGAAAAAATGCATCGTGAAATAGGTCAGTTTACAGCTATGCATAACATTGAAAAATTATTAGCTGTAGGGCCTTTAAGTAAAGCGGCAGTTGAGGGGTTTGAATCATCGAATAATTTAGCTACTCAGCAAGCTGAACATTTTATTGATCAGAACAGTTTAGTAGACAGGATTCTTCCTAGGTTGCATGAAAATATGGTTGTTTTAGTCAAAGGATCCCGTAGTGCTGGGATGGACAAAGTCGTGACCCGATTAACGGAAGAGGTATAA
- the murG gene encoding undecaprenyldiphospho-muramoylpentapeptide beta-N-acetylglucosaminyltransferase produces MHKTALVMAGGTGGHVFPALATARCLEQQSVTIHWMGTQKGIESSVVPNAGIPLHTIDVQGLRGKGRLSLLLAPFKLIKAIWQAVKVVRKVRPDVVLGMGGFASGPGAVAARLLGVPLVIHEQNAVAGMTNRISAKLAQRILVAFPSAFSGSIKAEQTGNPVRGAILDLPEPGVRYSQRDGAINVLIVGGSLGAKAINDIVPEALAELSLEERPCVWHQTGKQNFDATQEKYSALNITARVDAFIEHMDEAYGWADLVICRSGALTISELAIAGVPALLIPFPFAVDDHQTGNARYLEEAGAAWIIQQSDLKKDDLVNILRNKTDRRSLLEMALKARSVAKPNASIDVARICLESMK; encoded by the coding sequence ATGCATAAAACGGCATTAGTGATGGCGGGTGGAACCGGAGGTCATGTGTTTCCTGCTTTGGCAACGGCTCGTTGTCTTGAGCAACAGAGCGTGACTATTCATTGGATGGGGACCCAAAAGGGTATTGAATCCAGCGTTGTTCCCAATGCCGGTATTCCATTGCATACCATCGATGTACAAGGGCTACGTGGTAAAGGTCGGTTGAGTTTGTTATTGGCGCCTTTTAAGTTGATAAAAGCTATTTGGCAGGCTGTAAAGGTTGTACGTAAAGTTAGGCCTGATGTAGTACTGGGTATGGGAGGGTTTGCTTCTGGCCCAGGTGCAGTTGCTGCTCGGTTATTGGGTGTTCCTTTAGTTATTCACGAACAAAATGCCGTTGCAGGTATGACGAACCGTATTTCTGCAAAGTTAGCTCAACGTATTTTGGTGGCTTTTCCCAGTGCTTTTTCGGGCTCGATTAAAGCTGAACAAACGGGTAACCCTGTGCGAGGTGCCATTCTGGATTTGCCGGAACCGGGTGTACGCTATAGCCAGCGAGATGGTGCTATCAATGTGTTAATAGTGGGTGGAAGTCTTGGTGCGAAAGCTATTAATGACATCGTGCCTGAAGCACTGGCTGAATTAAGCTTAGAAGAGCGCCCATGTGTGTGGCATCAAACAGGAAAGCAGAATTTTGATGCCACGCAAGAAAAGTACAGTGCGCTTAATATAACCGCGCGTGTTGATGCATTTATTGAACACATGGATGAAGCATATGGATGGGCTGACTTAGTTATTTGTCGCTCTGGTGCTTTGACAATTAGTGAGTTAGCAATAGCGGGTGTGCCTGCATTGCTAATTCCTTTCCCTTTTGCTGTCGATGATCATCAGACGGGTAATGCACGTTACCTTGAAGAGGCTGGTGCTGCATGGATTATCCAGCAGTCTGATTTAAAGAAAGATGATCTCGTTAACATTTTACGTAATAAGACTGATCGGCGCTCATTACTTGAAATGGCATTAAAGGCGCGCAGTGTCGCTAAGCCCAATGCCAGTATCGATGTAGCTAGAATTTGTCTGGAGAGTATGAAATGA
- the murD gene encoding UDP-N-acetylmuramoyl-L-alanine--D-glutamate ligase, which translates to MARKGFRFSLVDTRDNPPNLEQIRAEFSGIDLHLGELNPQYLMQASELVLSPGVSQQLPAIKEAVASGVSLIGDIDLFCREVSAPVVAITGSNAKSTVTTLVGEMAKSAGIDVGVGGNLGLPVLDMLAAGEQSLYVLELSSFQLETVHDLRAQVATVLNVSPDHLDRYDGMQGYYQAKHRIFRGCMSAVENRDDTLTHPLLPKGVELLGYRLSKPDFKVFGLLEESGVEWLAIGHDKLLPSRDIKMPGRHNVANALAALALGRAVNIPMAAMLDTLKTFGGLAHRCQWVANKAGLDFYNDSKGTNVGATVAALDGLGAGLSADQRIVLIAGGDGKGASFDDLITPVKRFVRSVVLIGQDANKISQTLVGVESSTHASLQDAVQRAVKVAKQGDIVLLSPACASIDMFKNYTQRGDQFVALVDAL; encoded by the coding sequence TTGGCGAGAAAAGGTTTTCGATTTTCACTCGTTGATACACGAGATAACCCGCCCAATTTAGAGCAGATTAGAGCTGAGTTTTCTGGTATAGACCTACATTTAGGCGAGCTAAATCCTCAGTATCTTATGCAGGCTAGCGAGCTTGTGCTCAGCCCAGGTGTTTCTCAGCAATTGCCTGCTATAAAAGAAGCTGTTGCTAGCGGTGTTTCTTTGATCGGTGATATTGATCTTTTCTGTCGTGAAGTAAGCGCTCCGGTTGTGGCTATCACGGGCTCAAATGCAAAAAGCACGGTGACAACGCTTGTTGGTGAAATGGCAAAATCGGCGGGTATTGATGTAGGTGTTGGTGGTAATTTGGGGCTGCCAGTTTTAGATATGTTAGCGGCAGGTGAGCAGTCTTTATATGTATTAGAGCTCTCGAGCTTTCAATTGGAAACAGTGCATGATTTACGAGCTCAGGTTGCGACGGTGTTAAATGTCAGCCCTGATCACTTGGATCGTTACGATGGCATGCAAGGTTACTATCAAGCGAAGCACCGTATATTTCGCGGTTGTATGTCTGCAGTTGAAAACCGTGATGATACATTAACACACCCATTACTTCCTAAAGGTGTTGAGCTACTAGGTTATCGGTTGAGTAAGCCTGACTTTAAAGTCTTTGGTTTACTAGAAGAGTCGGGTGTTGAGTGGCTGGCTATTGGCCACGATAAGCTATTGCCTAGCCGCGACATTAAAATGCCGGGTCGTCATAATGTTGCTAATGCGCTGGCTGCCTTAGCGCTTGGGCGAGCTGTGAATATTCCTATGGCCGCGATGTTGGATACATTAAAAACTTTCGGTGGTTTGGCGCATCGCTGTCAATGGGTTGCTAATAAAGCCGGTCTTGATTTTTACAATGATTCCAAAGGAACTAATGTGGGCGCTACAGTGGCTGCATTGGACGGGTTAGGTGCGGGCTTATCTGCGGATCAGCGAATCGTATTGATTGCTGGTGGCGATGGCAAAGGTGCAAGTTTTGATGACTTAATTACACCTGTGAAACGCTTTGTGCGTTCAGTTGTATTAATCGGTCAAGATGCTAATAAAATTAGCCAAACGCTTGTTGGTGTAGAGTCTTCTACCCATGCCTCTCTACAGGATGCTGTTCAGCGAGCTGTTAAAGTCGCAAAACAGGGCGATATTGTGTTGTTATCTCCTGCGTGTGCGAGCATCGATATGTTCAAGAATTACACTCAGCGTGGCGATCAGTTTGTCGCGTTAGTGGATGCTTTATGA
- the murC gene encoding UDP-N-acetylmuramate--L-alanine ligase, with the protein MSSVSQAPTVYEVPEMRRIRTIHFVGIGGVGMCGIAEVLCNQGYQISGSDIRASVTTDRLVGMGANIHIGHAPENIQGVDVVVISSAVNDSNPEVEAARESRIPVVRRAEMLAELMRYRHGVAVAGTHGKTTTTSLLASVFAEGDLDPTFVIGGRLNSAGTNARMGASRYLIAEADESDASFLHLQPMVSIITNIDADHMDTYGGDFNVLKRTFVEFLHNLPFYGLAVLCTDDEIVREILPEISRPVVTYGLNESADYRAVNITQSGMHTHFTVKRPEGHDDLDITLNMPGVHNVLNALATIAVATDEGIDSKAIATALKQFSGVGRRFQVLDELSVEGGSVMLVDDYGHHPREVEATIKAVKAGWPDRRLVMINQPHRYTRTRDLYEDFVQVLSDVDVLMLMEVYAAGEEPIAGADSRSLCRSIRQRGNVEPVYVKSAEEVPEVLKNILRPGDLLLTQGAGNITALAHQISGLDLTGDQE; encoded by the coding sequence ATGAGTTCTGTATCACAAGCGCCAACCGTTTATGAAGTTCCTGAGATGCGTCGTATTCGTACGATTCATTTTGTTGGTATTGGCGGAGTAGGAATGTGCGGAATTGCTGAGGTTTTATGTAATCAAGGGTATCAGATCTCTGGTTCTGATATTCGTGCCTCTGTGACAACAGACCGCTTAGTTGGTATGGGTGCCAACATTCATATTGGCCATGCCCCAGAAAATATACAAGGTGTTGATGTTGTTGTTATCTCCAGTGCTGTTAATGATAGCAATCCAGAAGTAGAGGCTGCACGAGAAAGCCGTATCCCAGTAGTGCGTCGTGCCGAAATGTTAGCTGAGTTAATGCGTTATCGTCACGGCGTTGCTGTTGCTGGTACGCATGGAAAAACCACCACGACAAGCTTACTGGCTTCCGTTTTTGCTGAGGGCGATCTAGACCCTACCTTTGTTATAGGTGGCCGGCTTAATAGTGCAGGTACTAACGCACGTATGGGTGCTAGCCGTTATTTGATTGCAGAAGCGGATGAGAGTGATGCATCGTTTCTGCATTTACAGCCGATGGTTTCTATCATCACTAATATTGATGCCGACCATATGGATACTTATGGCGGTGATTTCAACGTACTAAAACGTACCTTTGTCGAATTTTTACATAACTTGCCGTTTTATGGTTTGGCCGTTTTGTGTACCGATGATGAAATTGTGCGTGAGATTCTTCCAGAAATTAGTCGCCCTGTCGTGACTTACGGCTTGAATGAGTCGGCTGATTACCGGGCAGTAAATATAACTCAGTCAGGTATGCATACTCATTTTACGGTTAAGCGCCCTGAAGGGCATGATGATCTTGATATTACTCTCAATATGCCAGGTGTTCATAATGTATTGAATGCATTAGCAACCATTGCCGTTGCAACTGATGAAGGGATTGATAGTAAGGCAATTGCGACAGCTCTTAAGCAGTTTTCAGGTGTTGGGCGCCGCTTTCAGGTGCTAGATGAGCTTAGTGTCGAGGGTGGTTCGGTGATGCTAGTGGATGATTATGGGCACCATCCAAGGGAAGTTGAAGCAACCATTAAAGCGGTTAAAGCTGGCTGGCCTGATCGCCGTTTGGTAATGATTAACCAGCCTCATCGTTATACGCGTACCCGTGATTTGTATGAGGATTTTGTTCAAGTACTGTCTGATGTTGACGTGTTGATGTTGATGGAAGTATACGCCGCAGGTGAAGAGCCCATTGCAGGGGCCGATAGTCGTAGTTTATGCCGTAGTATACGCCAGCGCGGTAATGTTGAGCCTGTGTATGTGAAGTCCGCAGAAGAAGTGCCTGAAGTGCTGAAAAACATTCTACGCCCCGGTGATTTATTACTGACGCAGGGTGCAGGGAATATTACCGCTTTGGCTCATCAGATATCGGGGCTTGATCTGACAGGAGATCAAGAATGA
- the ftsA gene encoding cell division protein FtsA, whose product MSDANMIVALDIGTSKVVCLVAEVMPDGHIEVVGIGSHPSRGLKRGVVINIESTVGSIQRAVEEAELMAGCKIHSVTVGIAGSHISSLNSHGIVAVRDREVMDHDLERVIDAASAVAIPADQKILHILPQEYLIDNQEGIKEPLGMSGVRLEAKVHLVTGAINAIQNIEKCVRRCGLEVDGVVLEQLASSYAVLTEDEKDLGVCMVDIGGGTTDIAIFTGGSIRHTGVIPIAGDQVTNDIAMALRTPTQHAEQLKMKYACALAQLASIDETIKVPSVGDRPPRDLSRQALAEVVEPRYDELISLVQAELRRSGFEDLVAAGIVLTGGTAKMEGVVELAEEIFHMPVRLAMPHGVRGMDDILQNPIFATGIGLLHYASQGGQVGSASSVHMPSKSAVFAGEKRESKQEILKPVKEGPGLFNRIKDWFKGNF is encoded by the coding sequence ATGTCAGATGCTAACATGATTGTCGCACTGGATATCGGCACCTCTAAAGTGGTGTGCTTGGTAGCCGAGGTAATGCCCGATGGCCATATTGAGGTTGTCGGTATCGGCTCGCACCCATCGCGGGGACTAAAGCGCGGTGTTGTGATTAATATCGAATCAACGGTGGGTTCTATTCAGCGTGCCGTAGAAGAAGCAGAATTGATGGCCGGTTGTAAAATACACTCGGTAACCGTCGGTATTGCCGGTAGTCATATCAGTAGCTTGAACTCACACGGGATTGTTGCTGTACGTGATCGCGAAGTCATGGATCATGATCTGGAGCGTGTCATTGATGCAGCCAGTGCTGTAGCGATTCCGGCGGATCAGAAAATTCTGCATATTCTACCGCAGGAATACCTGATCGATAACCAAGAGGGCATTAAAGAGCCCTTGGGTATGTCGGGTGTACGCTTAGAAGCCAAAGTACATTTGGTCACCGGTGCCATTAATGCCATCCAGAATATCGAAAAATGTGTTCGTCGTTGCGGCTTAGAAGTTGATGGCGTTGTACTCGAACAATTAGCGTCTAGCTATGCCGTATTGACTGAAGATGAAAAAGACCTCGGTGTTTGCATGGTGGATATCGGCGGCGGCACTACGGATATTGCTATTTTCACCGGTGGTTCTATTCGCCACACCGGTGTTATTCCTATCGCAGGTGACCAAGTCACCAATGATATTGCCATGGCGTTGCGCACACCGACTCAGCATGCCGAGCAGCTAAAGATGAAATATGCCTGTGCCTTGGCACAGCTCGCCAGCATAGATGAAACCATTAAAGTACCGAGTGTCGGCGATCGTCCTCCGCGTGACTTATCACGTCAAGCACTGGCGGAAGTGGTTGAGCCGCGCTATGACGAACTGATCTCACTTGTGCAAGCAGAGCTGCGCCGCAGTGGTTTTGAAGACCTTGTAGCAGCAGGCATTGTTTTGACCGGTGGTACGGCGAAGATGGAAGGCGTTGTTGAGCTTGCTGAAGAGATCTTCCATATGCCAGTGCGCTTGGCAATGCCACACGGTGTACGTGGTATGGATGATATTTTACAAAACCCTATTTTTGCGACCGGCATTGGTCTGTTGCACTACGCGAGCCAAGGCGGCCAGGTAGGAAGTGCATCATCAGTACATATGCCTTCCAAATCAGCAGTGTTCGCTGGTGAGAAACGAGAAAGTAAACAAGAAATTTTAAAACCAGTAAAAGAAGGTCCGGGGCTATTTAACCGGATTAAAGACTGGTTTAAAGGCAATTTTTAA
- a CDS encoding D-alanine--D-alanine ligase has translation MTYRISEQQKNMFGRVAVIYGGNSAERPVSLNSGQAVYNALTAAGVNAFLLDLYGPAGELNPVEQLQQEKIDAAFLILHGRVGEDGVIQGLLEMMAIPYTGSRVAASALGMDKLRSKQLFVGAGLPTPPFRVLRTESDLSLCAAELDFPLMIKPAHEGSSIGMHKVDNASDLRSAWEDACRYDQSVIAEKWITGAEFTVAVLNNKALPAIRLETPHDFYDYDAKYEANDTRYLFDDTLSPEKDNELLRLSEQAFIAIGCKSWGRVDVMQDKEGHFYLLEVNTTPGMTDHSLVPMAAKQAGISFEQLVVEILKEAN, from the coding sequence ATGACATATCGGATTAGTGAACAACAAAAAAATATGTTTGGTCGAGTCGCTGTTATTTATGGCGGAAATTCAGCGGAGCGTCCAGTTTCCTTAAACAGTGGTCAGGCTGTTTATAATGCTCTGACAGCCGCCGGTGTTAATGCCTTCTTGCTTGATCTTTATGGGCCTGCAGGAGAGTTAAATCCTGTTGAGCAGTTACAGCAAGAAAAAATTGATGCTGCTTTTTTGATTTTGCATGGTCGTGTTGGCGAAGATGGTGTTATTCAGGGCTTACTGGAAATGATGGCAATTCCTTATACAGGTAGCCGAGTTGCTGCATCCGCTTTGGGTATGGATAAGCTGAGAAGTAAGCAATTATTTGTTGGCGCAGGCCTTCCAACACCGCCATTTCGGGTGCTACGTACAGAAAGTGATTTATCGCTCTGTGCTGCGGAACTTGATTTCCCTTTGATGATCAAACCTGCGCATGAAGGATCTAGCATTGGTATGCATAAGGTCGATAATGCATCAGATTTGAGGTCTGCTTGGGAAGATGCATGTCGTTATGATCAAAGTGTTATTGCTGAAAAGTGGATTACTGGGGCGGAATTCACTGTAGCTGTTTTGAATAATAAAGCGTTACCAGCAATACGCTTGGAAACACCGCATGACTTTTATGATTATGATGCGAAATATGAGGCGAATGATACTCGCTACTTATTTGATGACACGTTAAGCCCAGAAAAAGATAACGAGCTACTTAGGTTATCAGAGCAGGCGTTTATTGCTATTGGTTGTAAGAGTTGGGGGCGTGTTGATGTTATGCAGGATAAAGAAGGGCATTTTTATCTCTTAGAAGTTAATACAACGCCAGGTATGACGGATCATAGCTTGGTGCCAATGGCTGCCAAGCAAGCCGGCATCAGTTTTGAACAGCTGGTGGTTGAAATCTTGAAAGAGGCTAACTGA
- a CDS encoding cell division protein FtsQ/DivIB: protein MSAGLQKLKVFDQSSLPPQAASDGSVLEQASELAPEREIEKYWRPLLILTALLIFCSLLFSSYMQVMTWLDKPVAQIRVLGDTKYLNKRQLAEKLAAGINAPLLHVDISSLRESILDEPWVHEAKIKRDWPPAVEVVIEEQIPVARWGGKGLLNHQGDIFWPNTSGKYLSLPVLNGPATETQHLMAQYHDLSRLFQGANVKMVGLSMEARGAWSLVLDNGIEVIVGKEQLRERLQRFLHVYQKELSSRAAHIEKVDIRYTNGVAVKWRKLEEQVKAG from the coding sequence ATGTCAGCTGGTCTTCAGAAGCTAAAAGTATTTGATCAGTCATCTTTGCCACCGCAAGCGGCAAGTGACGGTTCGGTACTTGAGCAAGCATCTGAGCTGGCGCCAGAGCGTGAAATAGAAAAATATTGGCGACCATTATTGATATTAACGGCGCTTTTGATTTTTTGCAGCTTGCTATTTAGTAGCTATATGCAAGTGATGACATGGTTAGATAAGCCTGTTGCTCAAATTAGAGTTTTAGGTGATACCAAATATTTGAATAAGAGACAGCTTGCAGAAAAATTGGCTGCGGGTATCAATGCACCACTGCTGCATGTGGATATATCATCTCTTAGAGAAAGCATACTTGATGAGCCTTGGGTGCATGAAGCTAAGATAAAGCGTGATTGGCCACCGGCTGTAGAAGTCGTGATTGAAGAGCAGATTCCGGTAGCACGTTGGGGAGGAAAAGGGCTTTTAAACCATCAGGGTGATATTTTTTGGCCCAATACCTCAGGTAAGTATTTGAGTTTACCTGTTTTAAATGGCCCAGCAACTGAAACGCAGCATTTGATGGCTCAGTATCATGATTTGAGCCGCCTATTTCAGGGTGCAAATGTTAAAATGGTGGGGCTTTCAATGGAGGCTCGTGGTGCTTGGTCACTAGTGTTAGATAATGGTATAGAAGTTATTGTTGGAAAAGAGCAATTACGGGAAAGATTGCAGCGGTTTTTACACGTTTACCAAAAAGAATTGTCTTCACGTGCCGCTCATATTGAGAAAGTTGATATTCGTTATACCAATGGTGTTGCTGTGAAGTGGCGTAAGCTTGAAGAACAGGTTAAGGCGGGTTAA